The following proteins are encoded in a genomic region of Oryza brachyantha chromosome 11, ObraRS2, whole genome shotgun sequence:
- the LOC102704189 gene encoding elongin-C: protein MLGSRKGEAPGHHANPKDADDDSTDEAPHGVVKLISAEGFEFVVDKKAAMVSNTLRNMLTSPGGFSETREGEVRFPEISTPILEKICQYFYWSLHYSSGKETSEFQIEPEITLELMMAANYLDT, encoded by the exons atgCTGGGCAGCCGCAAGGGCGAGGCGCCGGGACACCACGCCAACCCCAAGGACGCTGACGACGACTCCACCGACGAAGCACCGCACGGCGTCGTCAAGCTAATCAGCGCAGAAGGCTTCGAGTTCGTCGTCGACAAGAAGGCCGCCATGGTCTCCAACACCCTCCGCAACATGCTCACCTCGCCCG GCGGCTTCTCCGAGACGCGCGAGGGCGAGGTTAGGTTCCCCGAGATCAGTACCCCCATCCTCGAGAAGATCTGCCAGTACTTCTACTGGTCGCTCCACTACTCCAG TGGGAAGGAGACATCTGAGTTTCAAATTGAACCTGAGATAACTCTGGAGCTGATGATGGCTGCAAATTATTTGGACACCTGA